TATTGAAGGGGGTGCTAAAACCTTACAAACCTTTATAACAGCTACTATATGGGACGAGGCTAGGGTTTTTAAAGGAGCTACTTTTTTTGGTTCGGGAACTAAAGCACCTGTTTTACAAGCACCTATTGAAAGTACGCAGACTATTTTAACCGACGAACTTGTATACTATAAAAACAAAAACCAGCATACTACTAAATAATATGCTGGTTTTTAAACTTATTGAAACGAAAAACTATTCTTCTGCCTCCTCTTTTGTCTCTTTTTTGGTTTTTATAGCAGCCACAAGCGTATCATGGTCGTCCGTGTAAAATAATAATTTTCTTTCTTTTGGTAATCTACCATTAAAATCATTTTCCAATAATAAGCAGCTTACTTTTTCTACTACCTCTTGGTCGTCTGCTGTTATAACATATATGCCTATCGTTTTGTCGTCTTTCATAAAAAACGAAAATTTAACCGCATCTTCTGTTCCTAATTTTTCGTTTACGGCATCCATCATGTCGCCAGCAAGTGCTTTATCTTCTTTGGTGTAGGTATACCCTTTACCCTTCATGGTTTTTAAATCCATTACCTCAAACCCAGTAATTTCTATACCACAATATTTTTCCTGTGGTGTAGCAGGGGTTTTATTACAATTGGCAAGCGTTAAACAGGTTACTACTACTAATAATGTTTTAATTGTTGTTCTCATTGTTGTTTAATTTGTGTCTTACAAAACTAGTCAATAAATCAATTACTTCCATAATATTTATTCCAGTTTGCTTTTGCTTTTTCAATAAAATACCTTTGTAGCAAAATACTACGCTTTTTGGAAAACGATATTTATAAAACACTTGCTGCACCCTCTGAAGAAACACTGTTTAAAGAAAAAAACAGTAAGTTTTTTGGCTATGCTTTTCCTGTTACTACTGAGGATGAAGTGAAAACAGTTTTGGAGGAGTTGCGCAAAAAGCACCATTCGGCACGCCATTGGTGCTATGCTTTCCAACTGGGTACTGATGCAGATAGGCTATATTATCGTGCTAACGATGATGGCGAGCCTAATAATTCGGCAGGAATGCCTATTTACGGACAAATACAATCGTTTGATGTTACTAATGTACTCATTGTAGTAGTACGGTATTTTGGCGGTGTTAAGTTGGGAGTAGGCGGGCTTATTACAGCTTATAAAACATCGGCACAAATGGCGTTGGAAGCTTCGGAGATTATTGAGAAAACGATTAACGTAGCATACACCTTAAAGTTTGGTTACCAAAACATG
The Flavobacterium litorale genome window above contains:
- a CDS encoding IMPACT family protein, whose amino-acid sequence is MENDIYKTLAAPSEETLFKEKNSKFFGYAFPVTTEDEVKTVLEELRKKHHSARHWCYAFQLGTDADRLYYRANDDGEPNNSAGMPIYGQIQSFDVTNVLIVVVRYFGGVKLGVGGLITAYKTSAQMALEASEIIEKTINVAYTLKFGYQNMNKVMRVIKEKSLDIVTQTMEMDCEIVVSTRKKNAPAVLEAFKNLYEVKVS